In one window of Nodosilinea sp. PGN35 DNA:
- a CDS encoding filamentous hemagglutinin N-terminal domain-containing protein codes for MPYSTLPVGGMVLGAIATLAAAAPALAQLVPDTTLGVESSTVSPGTPVQGSPAALIGGGAVQGGNLFHSFLEFNIDPGQRVYFANPAGVEAIFSRVTGGNPSNIFGTLGVDGTADLFLMNPNGLVFGPGAQLDVQGAFTATTASAIQFGDQGSFDAAAANPLPVLTVDPSALWFNQLSQGISTSQNSLRVDGGQSLILAGGNITLNNSFLRENLAGGGRVDLGAVAGEGAVQLARNGDILSLVFPENLARADIEFSNNSAIDVSANGGGSIAITGRNINIIDSTILAGIASGVGNEQSQAGDINLDAAETLQVEASIIANQITPGGRGNAGAVNIRANSMVADQSIVSATAFGPGNAGDISITVDGNIALDATDIFSLGIEDQVANAGNINITTTNLSLTNDAQISASAFGFGTTGNVVVNARDRVSLDGFATAIFSSIFGSSQAPGGDIQITARELSLTNSAKLDTSVNGQGSGGNVIIDVQDGLIIDGILPGRPGSSIFSTIEEEGTGTAGDVRINAGFVALTNSGAIQSLTRGQGDAGNIFIQARDFVLLDGSARQNATTIIPSAIASVVTDDENASGNGGDIYIQAGNFISLSNTARIQSSAESQTSIGNAGNIFLDTGSVLMDGAGIFAVTFAEGNSGEITINARDRVAVDNRSRIQSFTNGVGNAGNITISALGHVSFNNDSTILSTVERSGRGFAGNIFVDSASLSVTQGSQFLAYTVGTGNAGDVVVFVADSAIFSGRSAGNFPSGIFAFVGDQGTGEGGNISIAARSLLLSEGRLSASTQGNGNGGNILLNVAGLTSLDNNTIVSTGVDFDARGNAGNIQVNTGTLTATNFGAFESDTDGVGNAGDITLNVRGDAQFSGAIVANNRIRSSGASSSVTRNGVGNAGTIRLTANSVSLTDVAALQSSTLGQGNGGDIVVRAAGRIFLDDARLVAIVGDGTDQSRLGSGDGGTIRLQAQAIDLVNGAQLQASTFGNGNAGDIEIDAANTVSLDGEILFRDNDFFRSALLSIVGFNGIGAGGDISVRAGTLSVTDGALISATTVGQGPAGNIRVEARDRLTVDGFSGRSGFPSTLQASTEFPFSGPGGNIDLLAGQVEVLNGGQVLSTSESQSPAGTIRVNATDRISVSGSNPTFAVQAANRPSIARLFIPQSTISVRSSAAGAAGNLIVGDLGNTPRLVLDGGQLIAESAAVDGGNIVIDLSQVLLLRNGSLISATAGTAQAGGNGGNIAIRVPFIVAIPSENSDIRADAFAGAGGNVSIAARGIFGIEPRLERSPLSDITATSALGVSGVIAVDTLDTSFIESGLTPLEDALVDTAALTSGSCIARSEPGGAFTVTGGGGLPLSPGDGAISAYPTGTVRTLDEATAIQEPDGVYQLPDGRLVLSRRCADRSAPSG; via the coding sequence ATGCCCTACTCTACCCTTCCCGTTGGCGGTATGGTGCTAGGGGCGATCGCCACCCTAGCCGCCGCTGCCCCCGCCCTGGCGCAGCTGGTGCCCGACACCACCCTGGGGGTCGAAAGCTCAACGGTGAGCCCTGGTACTCCTGTGCAGGGCAGTCCCGCCGCGCTCATTGGCGGTGGTGCCGTCCAGGGCGGCAACCTGTTCCACAGCTTTTTAGAATTCAACATCGATCCGGGGCAGCGGGTCTATTTCGCCAACCCCGCCGGGGTAGAGGCGATCTTTAGCCGCGTCACCGGGGGCAACCCGTCGAATATCTTTGGCACCCTGGGGGTCGATGGTACAGCCGATTTATTTTTGATGAACCCCAACGGGCTGGTGTTTGGCCCCGGTGCCCAGCTCGATGTGCAGGGGGCGTTTACGGCGACGACGGCCAGCGCCATTCAGTTTGGCGACCAGGGCAGCTTTGACGCTGCCGCTGCCAACCCGCTGCCGGTGCTCACCGTTGACCCCTCGGCCCTGTGGTTTAACCAACTCAGCCAGGGAATTAGCACGAGCCAAAATTCTCTTAGGGTTGATGGTGGGCAAAGCCTAATTTTAGCAGGCGGCAATATCACGCTAAATAACAGCTTTTTACGCGAGAATTTGGCAGGCGGAGGTCGGGTTGATCTGGGGGCTGTAGCTGGAGAAGGTGCAGTTCAGTTGGCAAGGAATGGCGATATCCTTAGTCTGGTTTTTCCAGAAAACCTAGCGCGTGCCGACATCGAATTCAGCAACAATTCGGCCATTGACGTTAGCGCCAATGGTGGCGGCAGCATCGCCATTACAGGACGCAACATTAATATTATTGACAGCACAATTTTGGCTGGTATTGCTTCAGGGGTAGGCAACGAGCAGAGCCAGGCAGGTGATATCAACTTAGATGCAGCCGAAACTCTTCAAGTTGAGGCTAGCATAATTGCAAATCAGATTACTCCTGGAGGAAGGGGCAACGCTGGTGCTGTCAATATTAGGGCTAACAGTATGGTTGCTGATCAGTCCATCGTAAGCGCTACCGCCTTTGGCCCAGGCAATGCTGGTGATATTAGTATTACGGTTGATGGCAATATAGCTTTAGATGCTACTGACATATTTAGCTTAGGAATTGAAGACCAAGTTGCGAATGCGGGCAATATCAACATTACAACCACTAACCTTTCGTTGACAAATGATGCACAAATTAGTGCTAGCGCCTTTGGGTTTGGCACTACGGGTAACGTCGTAGTTAATGCTCGCGATCGCGTCAGTCTAGACGGTTTTGCCACCGCCATTTTTAGCTCCATTTTTGGCAGTTCTCAGGCCCCAGGGGGCGACATTCAGATCACAGCCAGGGAGCTATCGCTCACCAACAGCGCCAAGCTAGATACGAGCGTCAATGGTCAGGGCAGCGGCGGCAACGTCATCATTGATGTTCAAGATGGCCTGATCATCGACGGCATCCTTCCGGGCAGGCCCGGCAGTTCTATCTTTAGCACCATTGAGGAAGAAGGCACGGGCACAGCAGGTGATGTCAGAATTAATGCTGGTTTTGTAGCATTGACCAATAGCGGTGCCATTCAATCTCTAACCCGTGGCCAGGGTGATGCTGGCAATATTTTTATTCAAGCCCGTGACTTTGTATTACTGGATGGTTCTGCCAGGCAGAACGCTACGACAATAATTCCCAGTGCGATCGCAAGCGTTGTCACAGATGATGAGAATGCGTCGGGCAACGGTGGAGACATCTACATTCAGGCTGGAAACTTTATTTCACTCAGCAATACCGCAAGAATTCAGAGTAGTGCTGAGTCGCAAACTTCGATTGGCAATGCGGGCAATATATTTCTAGACACTGGCTCAGTCTTGATGGATGGTGCGGGCATTTTTGCGGTAACGTTTGCCGAGGGCAACTCGGGAGAAATTACAATCAATGCTCGCGATCGCGTTGCCGTAGACAATCGTTCGCGCATACAGTCCTTTACCAATGGTGTTGGCAACGCTGGCAATATCACAATTTCGGCCTTGGGTCACGTTTCATTTAATAATGATTCCACCATCCTTAGTACAGTAGAACGCAGTGGTCGAGGTTTTGCTGGCAATATTTTTGTGGATTCGGCTTCGCTATCGGTTACTCAAGGTTCTCAGTTTCTTGCATACACTGTTGGCACGGGTAATGCTGGAGATGTGGTTGTTTTCGTCGCTGATTCAGCCATCTTTAGTGGCAGAAGCGCTGGTAACTTTCCAAGTGGAATCTTTGCCTTTGTAGGCGATCAGGGCACCGGAGAAGGAGGTAATATCAGCATTGCAGCGCGATCGCTTTTGCTGTCAGAGGGGCGACTATCGGCGTCAACGCAAGGGAACGGCAACGGGGGAAATATCCTCCTAAACGTGGCGGGACTGACATCTCTAGACAACAATACGATTGTTTCAACGGGGGTAGATTTCGATGCTAGGGGCAATGCTGGTAATATTCAAGTCAACACCGGAACGCTGACGGCCACTAACTTCGGGGCCTTTGAGTCGGATACGGACGGCGTTGGCAATGCCGGTGATATTACGCTTAACGTTCGCGGCGACGCCCAGTTTTCTGGAGCGATTGTCGCTAACAATCGCATTCGCTCCAGCGGGGCCAGCAGTTCTGTAACCAGGAACGGAGTCGGCAATGCTGGAACAATTCGGCTAACCGCTAATTCAGTGTCATTGACTGATGTAGCCGCACTGCAAAGCAGCACGCTCGGCCAGGGCAACGGCGGCGATATTGTGGTAAGAGCCGCAGGCCGCATTTTTCTCGACGACGCCAGACTAGTTGCGATTGTAGGGGACGGAACCGATCAATCTCGCCTAGGCAGTGGCGATGGTGGCACCATTCGCCTTCAGGCTCAAGCTATAGATTTGGTAAATGGCGCACAGCTTCAGGCCAGTACCTTTGGCAATGGCAACGCCGGAGATATTGAGATTGATGCCGCAAATACCGTGTCGCTAGACGGAGAAATTCTCTTTCGAGATAACGATTTCTTTCGTAGCGCATTACTCAGCATTGTAGGTTTCAACGGCATTGGTGCAGGCGGTGATATTTCAGTGCGTGCAGGAACCCTTTCCGTAACCGACGGCGCTTTAATTAGTGCAACAACTGTAGGGCAAGGGCCAGCGGGCAATATTCGGGTGGAGGCCCGCGATCGCCTCACAGTCGATGGCTTTAGTGGGCGATCGGGCTTCCCCAGCACCCTCCAGGCCTCCACCGAATTTCCGTTCAGCGGGCCAGGGGGTAACATTGACCTTTTGGCCGGTCAGGTAGAGGTGCTCAATGGCGGGCAGGTGTTATCCACTAGCGAAAGCCAAAGCCCAGCGGGTACCATTCGCGTTAATGCCACTGACCGGATCTCGGTATCCGGCAGCAACCCAACCTTTGCGGTTCAAGCCGCCAATAGGCCCAGCATTGCCCGGCTGTTTATTCCCCAAAGCACTATTTCGGTGCGCTCCAGTGCGGCGGGGGCAGCGGGCAACCTGATCGTCGGCGACCTGGGCAACACCCCGCGCCTGGTGCTCGACGGCGGCCAGCTAATCGCCGAGTCGGCAGCGGTCGATGGCGGCAACATTGTCATTGACCTGAGCCAGGTGCTGCTGCTGCGCAACGGCAGCCTGATTTCCGCCACGGCGGGCACCGCCCAGGCCGGGGGCAACGGCGGCAACATCGCCATTCGCGTGCCCTTCATCGTCGCCATCCCCAGCGAAAACAGCGACATTCGCGCCGACGCCTTTGCCGGGGCGGGGGGCAATGTCTCCATTGCCGCGCGGGGTATCTTTGGCATTGAGCCCCGGCTGGAGCGCAGCCCCCTCAGCGACATCACCGCCACCTCAGCCCTGGGGGTGAGCGGAGTGATCGCCGTAGATACACTCGACACCAGCTTTATCGAAAGCGGCCTGACCCCGCTCGAAGATGCCCTAGTCGATACGGCGGCGCTGACCAGCGGCAGCTGTATTGCCCGCAGTGAGCCGGGAGGAGCCTTCACCGTTACAGGCGGCGGCGGGCTGCCGCTCAGCCCTGGGGATGGGGCGATCTCGGCCTACCCCACCGGCACCGTCCGCACCCTGGACGAAGCCACCGCCATTCAAGAGCCCGATGGGGTGTATCAACTGCCTGACGGTCGCCTGGTGCTCAGCCGTCGCTGTGCCGATCGCTCTGCCCCCAGTGGTTAG
- a CDS encoding ShlB/FhaC/HecB family hemolysin secretion/activation protein, whose product MHLLRVGLAALMMALALDLGAQAQTLPPGSPLPEPTEPTRPAPLNPPLPAPIPPEEPLLRPEPAPEESSPPAGELVFTVNRIEVVGNTVLEDEIAALVEPLEGNALSLADLLGLRTAITELYQSNGYVTSGAFLPTNQDLGSGVVQIQVIEGGVETIQVNGLGRLRQGYVRDRIALATQPPLQIAPIEDALRLLQIDPLLERVDAELTAGSRPGQNILILDVVEADPLSAAITLDNSQSSSIGSWQAEAQVQHRNVLGLGDAASLRYGHTQGLDLYELRYGLPLNARDGTLQLRYENARSRIVTPEFIDAGIRSRSQTLALSVRQPLSRSISQEFALGLAFDLRESRSFILNDIPFSFSVGPENGVAKVSALRFSQDWLARDLRRVVAARSQFSLGLGLFDATVNDSGTDGRFFAWLGQFQWVERVSPNLLLVSRVNAQLTPNSLLPLERFSVGGPDTVRGYGQNQIVTDNAVVGSVELRIPLSATPNQLVLVPFVDAGTGWNTQSASPASSVLLGTGLGVQWQPIPAASLGFTYGIPLIGVPNRGNSLQENGFYFTFTYQPL is encoded by the coding sequence ATGCATCTACTTCGTGTCGGGCTGGCTGCCCTGATGATGGCCCTGGCCCTCGACCTGGGGGCTCAGGCCCAGACGTTGCCGCCTGGCTCACCGCTGCCCGAGCCGACGGAGCCCACCCGACCAGCCCCTCTTAACCCACCGCTGCCCGCGCCGATTCCGCCCGAGGAGCCGCTGCTGCGGCCAGAGCCCGCCCCTGAGGAATCCAGTCCCCCTGCGGGTGAGCTGGTATTTACCGTCAACCGCATTGAGGTGGTGGGCAACACTGTTCTGGAGGATGAAATCGCGGCTCTAGTAGAACCTCTAGAGGGGAATGCCCTATCGCTGGCCGATTTGCTCGGGCTGCGCACTGCCATCACCGAGCTGTACCAGAGCAACGGCTACGTCACCTCCGGGGCCTTTTTGCCCACTAACCAGGACTTGGGCAGCGGGGTGGTGCAGATTCAGGTGATCGAGGGCGGGGTCGAGACCATTCAGGTGAATGGGTTGGGGCGACTGCGGCAGGGCTATGTGCGCGATCGCATCGCCCTGGCCACCCAGCCACCCCTGCAAATTGCGCCGATCGAAGATGCCCTGCGCCTGCTGCAAATCGACCCCCTGCTGGAGCGCGTCGATGCCGAACTCACCGCTGGCAGCCGTCCAGGGCAAAACATTTTGATTCTCGACGTGGTGGAGGCCGACCCTCTCTCAGCGGCGATCACCCTCGACAACTCCCAGTCGTCGAGCATTGGTTCGTGGCAGGCCGAAGCCCAGGTGCAGCACCGCAACGTGCTGGGGTTGGGGGATGCCGCCAGCCTGCGCTACGGCCACACCCAGGGGCTCGACCTCTACGAACTGCGCTACGGCCTGCCCCTCAACGCCCGCGACGGCACCCTGCAACTGCGCTACGAAAACGCCCGCAGCCGCATTGTCACCCCTGAATTTATCGATGCGGGCATTCGCAGCCGTAGCCAAACCCTGGCGCTGAGCGTTCGCCAGCCATTAAGCCGCTCCATCAGTCAAGAGTTTGCCCTGGGCCTGGCCTTCGACCTGCGGGAAAGCCGCAGCTTTATTCTCAACGACATTCCCTTTTCCTTTTCGGTGGGGCCAGAAAACGGGGTGGCGAAGGTGAGCGCCCTGCGGTTTTCCCAGGACTGGCTGGCGCGGGATCTGCGGCGGGTGGTGGCGGCGCGATCGCAGTTTAGCCTCGGCCTGGGCCTGTTCGATGCCACCGTCAACGACAGCGGCACCGACGGTCGTTTTTTTGCCTGGCTGGGCCAATTTCAGTGGGTCGAGCGGGTGTCGCCCAACCTGCTGCTGGTCAGCCGCGTCAACGCCCAGCTCACCCCCAACTCGCTGCTGCCCCTGGAGCGCTTTAGCGTCGGTGGGCCAGACACCGTGCGCGGCTACGGCCAAAACCAGATCGTCACCGACAACGCCGTGGTCGGCTCCGTCGAGCTGCGCATTCCCCTGTCGGCCACCCCCAACCAGCTCGTGCTGGTTCCCTTTGTAGACGCGGGCACCGGCTGGAACACGCAGAGCGCCAGCCCCGCCTCCTCGGTGCTGCTGGGCACGGGGCTGGGGGTGCAGTGGCAGCCTATCCCCGCCGCCAGCCTGGGCTTCACCTACGGCATTCCGCTCATTGGCGTGCCCAACCGGGGCAATTCTTTGCAGGAAAATGGGTTCTACTTCACCTTTACCTATCAGCCGTTGTAG
- a CDS encoding response regulator transcription factor translates to MTTQRQQLLVVDDHDAVLSGTVSALQKDYPDAGIRTVRTAAEAATSVATVLPALLVVDLSIPEKAGAPSLPETGIGLLRSLMQQYPDLNIVVQSAHVKSLVRLKPAIDAHQGGFTIVDKSLPLHEMLTKVSWAMQGLIYTPRDMRSGLEVKPEWLNVLQLAFKEGLQDKAIAERMNVSERTVRHYWSKVQDALGVYPDPGKNIRIQTEIRAREEGLID, encoded by the coding sequence ATGACTACCCAACGCCAACAGCTGCTGGTCGTCGATGACCACGACGCCGTACTCAGCGGCACCGTCAGCGCCCTGCAAAAAGACTACCCCGACGCCGGTATTCGCACCGTGCGCACTGCCGCTGAGGCCGCCACCAGCGTGGCGACGGTGCTGCCCGCCCTGCTGGTGGTCGATCTCTCGATTCCAGAAAAGGCCGGTGCCCCCTCGCTGCCCGAGACCGGCATTGGGCTGCTGCGATCGCTCATGCAGCAGTACCCCGACCTCAACATCGTGGTGCAGAGCGCCCATGTGAAATCGCTGGTGCGCCTCAAACCGGCGATCGACGCCCACCAGGGCGGGTTTACCATTGTCGATAAAAGCCTGCCCCTGCACGAAATGCTGACCAAGGTGAGCTGGGCGATGCAGGGGTTGATCTACACCCCCCGAGACATGCGCAGCGGCCTGGAGGTCAAGCCCGAGTGGCTGAACGTGTTGCAGCTGGCGTTTAAAGAAGGGCTGCAAGACAAAGCCATTGCCGAGCGCATGAATGTCTCTGAGCGCACCGTGCGCCACTACTGGAGCAAAGTGCAGGATGCCCTGGGCGTCTACCCCGACCCCGGCAAAAACATCCGCATTCAAACCGAAATTCGCGCCCGCGAAGAGGGGCTGATCGACTAG
- the map gene encoding type I methionyl aminopeptidase: MEEQKQPSEVITLLSSRELESMRKACQLAAQLLDYLTPFVKPGVSTQKLNDLAEDWTQQHGAKSAPLGYAGTVMPFPRSICTSINEVICHGIPNGEDVLRDGDIVNIDVTPILNGYHGDTSRTFLVGDVAPAARRLVEVTEEAMWRGIRAVKPGARVGDIGAAIQAYAEGEGYSVVRDFVGHGVHRIFHAAPQIPHYGEPGKGKKLRPGMVFTIEPMINIGSYEAEILVDGWTAITVDRSLSAQFEHTVAVTKDGVDVLTLSPAKVLA; encoded by the coding sequence GTGGAAGAACAAAAGCAACCCTCCGAAGTTATCACCCTGCTCTCCAGCCGTGAGCTAGAGAGCATGCGCAAGGCCTGCCAGCTCGCCGCCCAGCTGCTCGACTACCTCACCCCCTTTGTCAAGCCCGGCGTCAGCACCCAAAAGCTCAACGATCTGGCCGAAGACTGGACTCAGCAGCACGGCGCTAAGAGCGCTCCCCTGGGCTACGCGGGCACGGTGATGCCCTTCCCCCGCTCCATCTGCACCAGCATCAACGAGGTCATTTGCCACGGCATCCCCAACGGTGAAGATGTGCTGCGCGACGGCGACATCGTCAACATCGATGTCACCCCCATTCTCAACGGCTACCACGGCGACACCAGCCGCACCTTCCTGGTGGGCGATGTGGCCCCTGCCGCCCGCCGCCTGGTCGAAGTCACTGAAGAAGCCATGTGGCGCGGCATTCGCGCGGTCAAGCCCGGCGCTCGGGTGGGCGACATTGGGGCGGCCATTCAGGCCTACGCCGAGGGCGAGGGCTACTCGGTGGTGCGCGATTTTGTGGGCCACGGGGTGCATCGCATCTTCCACGCCGCCCCGCAGATTCCCCACTACGGCGAGCCGGGCAAGGGCAAAAAGCTGCGCCCCGGCATGGTCTTTACCATCGAGCCGATGATCAACATCGGCAGCTACGAGGCCGAAATTCTCGTCGATGGCTGGACGGCGATCACCGTCGATCGATCCCTCTCGGCCCAGTTTGAGCACACCGTAGCCGTGACCAAAGACGGCGTGGACGTGCTGACCCTTTCTCCGGCTAAGGTGCTGGCCTAG
- a CDS encoding aldo/keto reductase: protein MDYRRFGRTNLSLSVLSLGTMRALASEAVFRDTLAAGLALGINHIETAQGYGTSERWLGSFLKTAAVPDDLVITTKITPQPDAATMAQRLEESLERLGLPQIHCLAIHGLNTPEHLAWVSNAGGCMAAVRRFQAEGRIGHVGFSTHGSREVVEGAIATNQFDFVNLHYYYFFQRHAPVLDLATERDMGIFIISPGDKGGMLYTPPERLRDLCAPFTPLELTYRWLLADPRITTLSTGPAVPSELDPLRILGDRTQPLSSEELAAMDLLSKQEFTALGSDRCAQCYACLPCPEAIHIPEVLRLRNLAVAYDMQPFGEYRYRMFENAGHWFPGRKASRCTDCGDCLPRCPENLDIPTLLRDAHDRLQGPARRRLWGD, encoded by the coding sequence ATGGACTATCGCCGCTTCGGTCGCACCAATCTATCGCTCTCGGTGCTGTCTCTGGGCACCATGCGCGCCCTGGCGTCTGAGGCCGTGTTTCGCGACACCCTGGCCGCTGGGCTGGCCCTGGGCATTAACCACATCGAAACCGCCCAGGGCTACGGCACCAGCGAGCGCTGGCTGGGCAGTTTCCTCAAAACGGCGGCGGTGCCAGATGACCTGGTAATTACCACCAAGATCACGCCCCAGCCCGACGCCGCCACCATGGCCCAGCGCCTAGAGGAATCTCTGGAACGGCTGGGGCTGCCCCAGATTCACTGCCTCGCCATCCACGGCCTCAACACCCCTGAGCACTTGGCCTGGGTGAGCAACGCCGGGGGCTGCATGGCGGCGGTGCGGCGGTTTCAGGCCGAGGGCCGCATTGGCCACGTGGGGTTTTCGACCCACGGCAGCCGGGAGGTGGTCGAGGGGGCGATCGCTACCAACCAGTTCGATTTTGTCAACCTGCACTACTACTATTTCTTTCAGCGCCACGCCCCCGTTCTCGATCTGGCCACCGAACGGGATATGGGCATCTTCATCATCTCCCCCGGCGACAAGGGCGGCATGCTCTACACCCCGCCCGAGCGGCTGAGGGATCTCTGCGCCCCTTTTACGCCGCTGGAACTCACCTACCGCTGGCTGCTGGCCGACCCGCGCATCACCACCCTCAGCACTGGCCCCGCGGTTCCCAGCGAACTTGACCCATTGAGAATCCTGGGCGATCGCACCCAGCCCCTCAGTAGCGAAGAACTCGCCGCTATGGACCTGCTCTCGAAGCAGGAGTTTACGGCGCTGGGGAGCGATCGCTGTGCCCAGTGCTACGCCTGCCTGCCCTGCCCTGAGGCCATCCATATCCCCGAAGTGCTGCGGCTGAGGAATCTTGCCGTGGCCTACGACATGCAGCCCTTTGGTGAGTACCGCTATCGCATGTTCGAGAACGCGGGCCACTGGTTCCCCGGTCGCAAGGCCAGCCGCTGCACCGACTGCGGCGACTGCCTGCCCCGCTGCCCCGAAAATTTGGATATTCCCACCCTCTTGCGCGACGCCCACGATCGCCTGCAAGGCCCCGCCCGCCGCCGCCTCTGGGGCGATTGA
- a CDS encoding bifunctional nuclease family protein encodes MIEMRVAGIALDAMSRTPVILLRDTTDRRQVPIYISREQANSIIAVLENQPAPRPLTHDLFVNLLDEWDMTLERVVIHSLQDNTYFALLTLSKGEIRRELDSRPSDAIAIALRLDAPIWVMEEVIAEASIPVDTDADEAEKKAFQAFLANINPSDFTHRGKSSTSNDTLESSDS; translated from the coding sequence ATGATTGAAATGAGAGTCGCCGGGATTGCCCTAGACGCGATGTCGCGAACTCCGGTGATTTTACTGCGGGACACCACCGATCGCCGTCAGGTTCCTATCTATATCAGCCGCGAGCAGGCCAACTCCATCATTGCGGTGCTCGAAAACCAGCCCGCCCCCCGTCCCCTCACCCACGACCTGTTTGTCAACCTGCTCGACGAGTGGGACATGACCCTTGAGCGCGTGGTGATCCACTCCCTGCAAGACAACACCTACTTCGCCCTGCTTACCCTCTCCAAGGGCGAAATTCGCCGCGAGCTAGACTCGCGCCCCAGCGACGCGATCGCCATTGCCCTGCGCCTCGACGCCCCCATCTGGGTGATGGAAGAAGTGATCGCCGAGGCCTCTATCCCCGTCGATACCGATGCCGACGAAGCCGAAAAGAAGGCATTTCAGGCCTTTTTGGCCAACATCAACCCCTCCGACTTCACCCACCGGGGCAAATCTTCCACCAGCAACGACACCCTGGAGAGTTCTGACTCCTAG